Proteins co-encoded in one Actinobacillus succinogenes 130Z genomic window:
- the trpA gene encoding tryptophan synthase subunit alpha codes for MSRFDTLFAQLQAKNEGAFVPFVTLCDPDFDRSFDIICTLADNGADALELGFPFSDPLLDGPVIQAANNRALNAGCSTEKSFRLLAKVRSKYPEIPISLLLCANLIYAQTLDKFYQRCAEAGVDAVLVADIPLLACKDYVTAAKKHGIQPVFICPPNADEKTVAGVASHTEGYTYLVSRAGVTSAENQSHAANLDTLVERLKAHNAAPILQGFGIARPEQVKQALTLGTSGAISGSATVKIIEKNLDNHPACLQELARFTREMKAATHV; via the coding sequence ATGTCCCGTTTCGATACCTTATTTGCTCAATTACAAGCTAAAAACGAAGGTGCTTTCGTTCCGTTCGTTACCCTTTGCGACCCCGATTTCGACCGTTCTTTCGACATCATTTGTACCTTAGCGGATAACGGTGCCGATGCACTGGAACTGGGTTTTCCGTTCTCCGATCCATTGCTAGACGGTCCGGTTATTCAAGCCGCCAACAATCGTGCATTAAATGCCGGTTGCAGTACTGAGAAAAGCTTTCGATTACTGGCAAAAGTGCGGTCAAAATATCCGGAAATTCCGATCAGTTTGCTGCTTTGCGCCAACTTAATTTATGCGCAAACCCTCGATAAATTCTACCAACGATGTGCGGAAGCGGGCGTAGATGCCGTATTGGTGGCGGATATTCCGTTGCTTGCCTGTAAAGATTATGTAACTGCTGCGAAAAAACACGGAATTCAACCGGTCTTTATCTGTCCGCCGAATGCCGATGAAAAAACCGTTGCCGGCGTGGCAAGCCACACAGAAGGTTATACTTATTTGGTTTCCCGTGCAGGCGTCACCAGTGCGGAAAACCAATCTCATGCCGCAAATTTAGATACGTTAGTCGAACGGTTAAAAGCCCATAATGCCGCGCCGATTTTGCAAGGATTCGGCATCGCCAGACCGGAACAGGTTAAACAAGCCTTAACATTAGGTACGTCCGGGGCGATATCCGGTTCCGCCACGGTGAAAATTATTGAAAAAAATCTGGATAACCACCCTGCTTGTTTGCAGGAATTAGCTCGATTTACACGTGAAATGAAAGCGGCGACGCACGTCTGA
- a CDS encoding porin codes for MKKTLLTVVTVAACYSNVVGAATIYNSDGAKLNLDGRASFELINRTNKRTDLIDRGSRVRIHGYQDIGGGFKALANLEIRFTKDGDIGNQIYTKRLYGGFQHQYGTLTFGKQALLGDSIGYSNFTYELGKITMMPKDGDKAVRLLTSDFYGFRFGADYIFGTATKYDDDGRELADKNQGYEAAIFYNNKFSGINVKGALGYAQQKSGTLAKDEYDKKSISTSLQLAYEKVAVGFDWTRGKSPEGKKDFKFRVGNSKFEKLNLFEVGTKYSVTDKNNVYAEYLWGVGEIAGKEDSKYRGWFLGADHQFNKRVITYLEGGSFKTKQSGNTIEKEKRIALGLRVYF; via the coding sequence ATGAAAAAAACACTCCTTACAGTAGTAACGGTAGCGGCATGTTATTCAAATGTTGTAGGTGCTGCCACGATATATAACAGTGACGGTGCAAAACTTAATTTAGACGGCAGGGCATCATTTGAATTAATTAATCGAACAAACAAAAGAACGGATCTTATCGACCGAGGATCACGGGTGAGAATTCATGGTTATCAAGATATTGGCGGTGGCTTTAAAGCATTAGCGAATCTTGAAATTCGATTTACCAAAGACGGTGATATCGGTAATCAAATATATACCAAACGTTTATATGGCGGTTTTCAACATCAATATGGTACGTTGACATTTGGTAAACAGGCTTTATTAGGGGACAGCATCGGTTATTCTAACTTTACTTATGAATTAGGTAAAATCACTATGATGCCTAAAGACGGAGATAAAGCGGTTCGTCTATTAACCAGTGATTTTTATGGTTTCCGTTTCGGTGCCGACTATATATTCGGTACGGCAACGAAATATGATGACGACGGTCGTGAATTAGCCGATAAAAACCAAGGTTATGAGGCAGCTATTTTTTACAATAATAAATTCTCCGGTATCAATGTTAAAGGCGCTTTGGGTTACGCACAGCAAAAAAGCGGAACTTTAGCCAAAGATGAATATGATAAAAAATCTATCAGTACTTCATTGCAATTGGCTTATGAGAAAGTTGCTGTGGGATTTGACTGGACCAGAGGTAAATCGCCCGAAGGTAAAAAAGACTTTAAATTCCGTGTCGGTAACAGTAAATTTGAAAAACTTAATTTATTTGAAGTCGGGACTAAATATTCCGTTACCGATAAAAATAACGTATATGCCGAATATCTATGGGGAGTAGGTGAAATTGCGGGCAAGGAGGATAGTAAATACAGAGGTTGGTTTTTGGGGGCGGATCACCAATTTAATAAACGTGTTATTACGTATTTAGAAGGTGGTTCTTTCAAAACCAAACAATCCGGTAATACGATTGAAAAAGAAAAACGTATTGCTCTGGGACTACGTGTGTACTTCTGA
- the yfaE gene encoding class I ribonucleotide reductase maintenance protein YfaE: MKIYRVHLTLTDSVITHSNRTSLLATLEANNVRHEYQCRSGYCGACRTKIKKGKVSYKETPLAFMNPGEILLCCCQLESDVELEL; encoded by the coding sequence ATGAAAATCTATCGAGTTCATTTAACACTAACCGATTCGGTTATTACACATTCCAATCGTACGTCCTTGCTCGCGACGCTGGAAGCAAATAATGTGCGCCATGAATATCAATGTCGTTCAGGTTATTGCGGCGCCTGTCGAACAAAGATCAAAAAAGGCAAGGTGTCCTATAAAGAAACGCCCCTTGCCTTTATGAATCCTGGTGAAATTCTACTCTGTTGTTGTCAGTTAGAATCCGATGTGGAATTGGAATTATAG
- a CDS encoding DASS family sodium-coupled anion symporter has translation MESSTPIPKVEVKLNFKWQGLLIAIIVGLVIWAIPTPEGLSTKAWGMLALFVATIVAIIAKAMPMGAATLVALVISGLTGLTPLSAKQGDVGMLSGFSNGTIWLIGIAMFLSRAVIKTGLGKRIALYFVARFGKKMMGVAYGIALADVVIGPGIPSASARGGGIMYPIMQSIADAYDSKPGSTARRAGAFLAIAVSQIDTIVCTMFLTAMAGNPLIAELAQSQGVTISWMTWFLGAIVPGIVSLIVLPYFVYLIYPPELKDTPKMAEMARNELKNMGPMRKAEWILALDFILLLFLWTVGDLAFHISATVSAFIGLVILLLTNIMSWKNIVSETTAWDTMFWFAVLVMMANALNKYGAIAWISTHISSFVGTLDWPIAFSVLVLVYFYTRYFFASAMAHISAMYLAFVAAAIAVGTPPMIAAIGLGYTSTLSMSLTQYAGGPGPALFGSGYNTAGQWWGVSFVVSLLSLAIWFGVGGTWMKVLSWW, from the coding sequence ATGGAAAGTTCAACTCCTATCCCAAAAGTTGAGGTGAAACTCAATTTTAAATGGCAGGGATTATTAATTGCCATTATTGTCGGCCTTGTCATTTGGGCGATTCCGACGCCTGAAGGATTAAGTACGAAAGCTTGGGGAATGCTGGCGTTATTCGTTGCAACTATTGTTGCTATTATCGCTAAAGCCATGCCGATGGGAGCGGCTACTTTGGTCGCATTAGTGATCAGCGGATTAACCGGATTAACGCCGCTTTCGGCCAAACAGGGTGATGTGGGTATGTTATCCGGTTTTTCTAACGGTACTATTTGGCTAATCGGTATTGCGATGTTTTTATCCCGTGCGGTGATTAAAACCGGGTTGGGTAAACGTATCGCTTTATATTTCGTCGCCCGTTTCGGTAAAAAAATGATGGGCGTGGCTTACGGTATAGCGCTTGCGGATGTGGTTATCGGTCCCGGTATTCCATCTGCATCTGCCCGTGGCGGAGGCATTATGTATCCGATTATGCAGTCCATCGCCGATGCTTATGATTCCAAACCCGGGTCGACGGCAAGACGGGCGGGGGCGTTTTTAGCTATTGCGGTTTCCCAGATCGATACCATTGTCTGTACCATGTTTTTAACCGCTATGGCGGGTAACCCGCTAATTGCGGAACTGGCTCAATCACAGGGCGTCACTATTTCATGGATGACATGGTTTTTAGGAGCTATCGTTCCGGGCATTGTCAGTTTAATCGTGCTGCCTTATTTTGTGTATCTTATCTATCCGCCTGAACTGAAAGATACACCGAAAATGGCGGAAATGGCGCGTAACGAACTGAAAAATATGGGACCGATGCGTAAAGCGGAATGGATTCTGGCTTTAGATTTTATTTTATTGTTATTCCTGTGGACGGTGGGGGATTTGGCTTTCCACATTTCCGCAACGGTTTCTGCATTTATCGGCTTGGTGATTTTGCTGTTAACCAATATTATGAGTTGGAAAAATATTGTATCGGAAACTACGGCATGGGACACTATGTTTTGGTTTGCGGTGTTGGTGATGATGGCGAATGCGTTAAATAAATACGGCGCTATCGCATGGATTTCAACCCATATCTCGTCATTTGTCGGGACATTGGATTGGCCGATTGCTTTTTCCGTTTTAGTGCTGGTGTACTTTTATACTCGTTACTTTTTCGCTTCTGCCATGGCACATATTTCCGCCATGTACTTAGCGTTCGTAGCCGCGGCTATTGCCGTAGGCACACCGCCGATGATTGCCGCAATCGGGTTGGGCTACACATCGACTTTATCCATGAGTTTGACGCAGTATGCGGGCGGTCCGGGGCCGGCATTATTCGGATCCGGTTATAATACGGCCGGTCAGTGGTGGGGTGTGAGTTTTGTGGTTTCGTTACTATCCTTAGCTATTTGGTTTGGTGTCGGCGGTACTTGGATGAAAGTATTGAGCTGGTGGTAA
- a CDS encoding cupin domain-containing protein gives MFVYNCEIPLEDLGGGVQRKILAYSENIMSVEVHFEQGAIGALHSHPHEQLTYVLSGSFEFTIGDETKIVNAGDVLYKQPNVVHGCVCLEKGVLLDTFTPMRKDFIK, from the coding sequence ATGTTTGTTTATAATTGCGAAATACCATTAGAAGATCTTGGCGGCGGTGTGCAACGTAAAATTCTTGCATACAGTGAAAATATTATGTCTGTTGAAGTTCACTTTGAGCAGGGTGCAATAGGTGCATTGCATAGTCATCCGCATGAGCAATTAACATACGTATTATCCGGTAGTTTTGAATTTACTATCGGCGATGAAACAAAAATTGTTAATGCAGGAGACGTACTTTATAAGCAACCGAATGTAGTACACGGATGTGTGTGTTTGGAAAAAGGTGTGCTGCTTGATACTTTTACACCTATGAGAAAAGATTTTATTAAATAA
- a CDS encoding sugar kinase, which yields MKKIAILGECMIELNGKPFGQMRQTYGGDTLNTATYLARVTRKDQVDISYVSVLGKDNLSLAMLAHWQDDGINTDCVLLDQKRQPGLYLIQLDDKGERTFLYWRSQSAARYLLQHEGYAEVLTKLATVDMIYLSGISLAILPENDRTLLIKQLKNLKKTGVKIAFDSNYRPALWDNLQQTQACYQALLSLVDLALVTFDDEQSLWQDENVQQTISRLAGLGIDTIVVKSGEDGAVFYHNGETQQVVTEIVRQVVDTTSAGDAFNAGFLNGYLQQKSLFESCQRGNKLAGIVIQHKGAIIDKEATKHLIREFN from the coding sequence ATGAAAAAAATAGCGATTTTGGGCGAATGTATGATTGAGCTGAACGGTAAACCTTTTGGTCAAATGCGTCAAACTTACGGAGGTGATACCCTAAATACGGCAACCTATTTAGCCCGCGTTACTCGAAAGGATCAAGTTGACATTTCTTATGTATCGGTGCTAGGCAAGGATAATCTGAGTTTAGCTATGTTGGCGCATTGGCAGGACGACGGCATTAACACAGATTGTGTTTTGTTAGACCAAAAACGCCAGCCGGGATTATATTTAATTCAGTTGGATGATAAGGGCGAACGGACGTTCCTTTATTGGCGGAGTCAATCGGCAGCCCGTTATTTATTGCAGCATGAAGGTTATGCTGAAGTACTGACGAAATTAGCAACGGTGGATATGATTTATCTAAGCGGAATTTCGCTTGCAATTTTGCCGGAAAATGACCGCACTTTGTTGATTAAACAACTCAAGAATCTGAAAAAGACGGGAGTAAAAATTGCGTTTGACAGCAATTATCGTCCGGCATTATGGGATAATCTTCAGCAAACACAAGCTTGTTATCAAGCCCTATTATCTTTAGTGGATTTAGCCTTGGTGACTTTTGATGACGAGCAATCCTTGTGGCAGGATGAAAACGTCCAACAGACAATTTCTCGTTTAGCTGGATTGGGTATTGATACTATTGTAGTGAAATCAGGTGAAGATGGTGCCGTTTTTTATCATAATGGTGAAACACAACAAGTTGTTACTGAAATTGTACGACAAGTTGTGGATACAACATCGGCAGGCGATGCTTTTAATGCTGGCTTTTTAAACGGTTATTTGCAGCAAAAATCTTTGTTTGAGAGCTGCCAACGAGGAAATAAACTTGCCGGTATAGTGATTCAGCATAAAGGCGCTATCATTGACAAAGAGGCAACTAAACATTTAATTCGGGAATTTAATTAA
- the kduD gene encoding 2-dehydro-3-deoxy-D-gluconate 5-dehydrogenase KduD translates to MNLFDLTGKVALVTGCNTGLGQGMALGLAQSGCDIVGINLVEPLETKEKIEATGRKFVNIEANLMKQEGLADIVEKAVGVFGKIDILVNNAGIIRREDAIDFSEQNWDDVININLKTVFFLSQLVAKQFIAQGHGGKIINVASMLSFQGGIRVPSYTASKSAIMGITRAMANEWAKYNINVNAVAPGYMATDNTAALRADETRSKEILDRIPAGRWGTPSDLVGPCVFLASAAGDYVNGYTVAVDGGWLAR, encoded by the coding sequence ATGAATTTATTTGATTTAACAGGAAAGGTTGCGCTTGTAACCGGTTGTAATACCGGTTTAGGACAAGGCATGGCTTTGGGCTTGGCTCAGTCCGGTTGTGATATCGTCGGAATTAACCTTGTTGAACCTTTGGAAACCAAGGAAAAAATCGAAGCTACGGGGCGTAAGTTTGTTAATATCGAAGCGAATTTGATGAAACAAGAAGGGCTTGCCGACATCGTAGAAAAAGCAGTAGGTGTTTTTGGTAAAATTGATATTTTAGTAAATAATGCCGGTATTATCCGTCGTGAAGATGCTATTGATTTTTCCGAACAAAACTGGGACGACGTAATTAATATTAATTTAAAAACGGTATTCTTTCTTTCTCAACTTGTAGCTAAACAATTTATTGCCCAAGGTCATGGCGGTAAAATCATTAACGTGGCATCAATGCTTTCTTTCCAAGGCGGTATTCGTGTGCCTTCGTATACGGCATCAAAAAGTGCGATTATGGGAATAACTCGGGCAATGGCAAACGAGTGGGCAAAATACAATATTAATGTAAATGCCGTCGCACCGGGCTATATGGCAACGGATAATACAGCGGCATTGCGTGCGGATGAAACCCGCAGCAAAGAAATTTTAGATCGTATTCCGGCAGGCCGTTGGGGTACGCCGAGTGATTTAGTGGGACCTTGCGTATTTCTGGCTTCCGCAGCCGGTGATTATGTAAACGGTTATACCGTCGCGGTTGACGGCGGTTGGTTAGCGCGTTAA
- a CDS encoding RpiB/LacA/LacB family sugar-phosphate isomerase, protein MKIALMMENSQAAKNAVVLKELKDVVDSKGYSVFNVGMANENDHHLTYIHLGIMASILLNSKAVDFVVTGCGTGQGAMMSLNLHPGVVCGYCLDPADAFLFCQINNGNALALAFAKGFGWGAELNVRYMFEKAFTGIRGEGYPVDRKEPQVRNAGILNEVKKAVAKDNYLDTLRAIDPELVKTAVSGERFQQCFFENCQDKEIEAFVREVLAR, encoded by the coding sequence ATGAAAATTGCATTAATGATGGAAAACAGCCAAGCGGCAAAAAATGCCGTAGTGTTAAAAGAGCTGAAAGATGTTGTGGATTCTAAAGGTTATTCGGTATTTAATGTCGGAATGGCTAATGAAAACGACCATCACTTAACTTATATTCATTTAGGTATTATGGCAAGTATTTTGCTTAACTCTAAAGCCGTGGACTTTGTGGTAACCGGCTGCGGCACAGGACAGGGGGCAATGATGTCGCTTAATTTACATCCCGGTGTTGTATGCGGATATTGCCTTGATCCGGCGGATGCGTTTTTATTCTGTCAGATTAATAACGGTAATGCGCTTGCTTTGGCCTTTGCCAAAGGTTTTGGCTGGGGCGCCGAATTAAACGTTCGCTACATGTTTGAAAAAGCTTTTACCGGCATTCGCGGTGAAGGTTATCCGGTTGACCGCAAAGAACCGCAGGTACGTAATGCGGGTATTTTGAATGAAGTGAAAAAAGCGGTAGCGAAAGATAATTACTTGGACACTTTACGTGCAATTGACCCTGAATTGGTGAAAACTGCAGTCAGCGGCGAACGTTTCCAACAATGTTTCTTCGAAAATTGTCAGGATAAAGAAATCGAAGCCTTTGTTCGTGAAGTATTAGCAAGATAG
- the kdgR gene encoding DNA-binding transcriptional regulator KdgR, with product MEKGNQPEAVSSVLKVFGIIEALAEQKEIGITELAQRLMMSKSTTYRFLQTMKILGFVTQEGETEKYSLTLKLFEVGAKALEYVDIIALANQEMSYISKQTNETLHLGTLDGSEIIYLHKIDSSYNLRMYSRIGRRNPTYSTAIGKVLLSGFSDKEIKSLLADVTFVKHTDKTLENITQLIREIETVRQQHYAEDNEEQEPGLRCIGAPIYNRFGRIIAGLSISIPTIRFEEEKLPYLVNLLQTAGKNISEQLGYHDYPAILPVE from the coding sequence ATGGAAAAAGGAAACCAGCCCGAAGCGGTCTCTTCCGTACTAAAAGTTTTTGGTATCATCGAAGCCCTCGCAGAACAAAAAGAAATAGGCATTACGGAACTTGCCCAGCGTCTTATGATGTCCAAAAGTACTACTTACCGTTTTTTACAAACCATGAAAATACTAGGATTCGTTACACAAGAAGGGGAAACAGAAAAATATAGCCTAACGTTAAAACTCTTTGAAGTTGGTGCCAAAGCGTTAGAATATGTCGATATCATTGCTTTAGCCAATCAGGAAATGTCCTATATCTCCAAACAAACTAATGAAACGCTACATTTAGGAACATTAGACGGTTCTGAAATTATCTATCTACATAAAATTGACTCCAGTTATAACCTAAGAATGTATTCCCGCATTGGACGCAGAAACCCAACTTATAGTACGGCAATAGGTAAAGTATTACTTTCCGGATTCAGCGATAAAGAAATAAAATCCTTATTAGCCGATGTTACGTTTGTCAAACATACGGATAAAACACTAGAAAATATCACCCAGCTTATTCGGGAGATAGAAACAGTCCGTCAGCAGCACTACGCCGAAGATAATGAAGAACAAGAACCCGGTTTACGTTGTATCGGGGCGCCAATTTATAATCGTTTTGGACGAATTATCGCCGGTCTTTCTATTTCGATTCCGACTATCCGTTTTGAAGAAGAAAAATTACCCTACTTAGTAAATTTGTTACAAACGGCCGGTAAAAACATTTCGGAACAACTAGGTTATCATGATTATCCGGCTATTCTACCGGTAGAATAA
- a CDS encoding bifunctional 4-hydroxy-2-oxoglutarate aldolase/2-dehydro-3-deoxy-phosphogluconate aldolase, which produces MAYTTTQIIEKLRTLKIIPVIALDDAEDILPLAATLAKNGLPVVEITFRSVAAEDAIRLLRKNNPDILIAAGTVLTPDQVVRAKNAGADCIVTPGFNPNIVHLCQELNIPIIPGVNNPMAIEGALELGITTVKFFPAEASGGVNMIKALLGPYQQLQIMPTGGININNIQDYLTIPNVVACGGSWFVEKSLIANKRWDEIGHLVRDVLSLVK; this is translated from the coding sequence ATGGCTTATACGACAACCCAAATTATCGAAAAACTGAGAACGTTAAAAATTATTCCTGTTATTGCTCTAGATGATGCGGAAGATATTTTACCCTTAGCCGCTACTTTAGCTAAAAACGGATTGCCTGTCGTGGAAATTACTTTTCGGTCTGTCGCAGCTGAAGATGCTATTCGGTTATTGCGTAAAAATAACCCTGATATTTTAATTGCTGCCGGCACGGTACTTACGCCGGATCAAGTAGTTAGAGCCAAAAACGCCGGTGCGGATTGTATTGTAACTCCAGGATTTAACCCTAATATTGTACATTTATGCCAGGAATTGAATATTCCGATTATACCGGGTGTAAATAATCCGATGGCAATCGAAGGAGCCTTGGAACTGGGTATTACAACAGTAAAATTCTTCCCAGCTGAAGCCTCTGGCGGGGTAAATATGATTAAGGCGTTATTAGGTCCTTATCAGCAATTACAAATTATGCCTACCGGCGGAATTAATATAAACAATATTCAAGATTATCTGACCATACCGAATGTTGTTGCCTGTGGAGGTTCGTGGTTTGTAGAGAAATCATTAATTGCGAACAAACGATGGGATGAAATTGGTCATTTAGTTCGTGATGTACTGTCGTTGGTTAAATAG
- the nrdB gene encoding class Ia ribonucleoside-diphosphate reductase subunit beta — translation MAYTTFSQNKNDQLLEPMFFGQNVNVARYDQQKYETFEKLIEKQLSFFWRPEEVDVSQDRIDYAALPDHEKHIFISNLKYQTLLDSIQGRSPNVALLPLVSIPELETWIETWTFSETIHSRSYTHIIRNIVNDPSIVFDDIVTNEEIIKRAKDISAYYDDLIRDSQLYSLYGEGTYQVDGKECAVTLRNLKKRLYLCLMSVNALEAIRFYVSFACSFAFAERQLMEGNAKIIKFIARDEALHLTGTQHILNIMAAGQDDPEMAEIAEECKQEAYDLFVAAAEQEKAWADYLFKDGSMIGLNKDILVQYVEYITNIRMQAVGLPLPFEARSNPIPWINAWLVSDNVQVAPQEVEVSSYLVGQIDSKVDADDFGDFDL, via the coding sequence ATGGCATATACCACTTTCTCCCAAAATAAAAACGATCAACTTCTCGAACCCATGTTTTTCGGGCAAAACGTCAACGTCGCACGCTATGACCAACAAAAATACGAAACCTTTGAAAAACTGATTGAAAAACAACTCTCCTTCTTTTGGCGTCCGGAAGAAGTGGACGTATCGCAAGACCGCATCGACTACGCTGCACTGCCTGATCACGAAAAACACATTTTTATCAGTAACTTAAAATATCAAACCTTATTGGATTCCATCCAAGGACGTAGTCCGAATGTGGCGTTATTACCTTTAGTTTCAATTCCGGAATTGGAAACCTGGATTGAAACCTGGACATTCAGCGAAACGATTCACAGCCGCTCCTACACTCACATTATTCGCAATATTGTGAATGATCCGAGCATTGTGTTTGATGACATCGTCACTAATGAAGAAATCATCAAACGGGCAAAAGATATTTCCGCTTACTATGATGATTTAATTCGCGACAGCCAACTTTACAGCTTATACGGTGAAGGCACTTATCAGGTTGACGGCAAAGAATGCGCGGTTACTTTACGCAATCTGAAAAAACGTTTATACCTGTGTTTAATGAGCGTTAACGCCTTGGAGGCCATCCGTTTCTATGTGTCGTTCGCCTGTTCTTTCGCCTTTGCCGAGCGCCAATTAATGGAAGGCAACGCCAAAATTATTAAATTTATCGCACGCGACGAAGCCTTGCACTTAACCGGTACACAACACATTCTGAACATTATGGCCGCCGGTCAGGACGATCCGGAAATGGCCGAAATTGCGGAAGAATGCAAACAGGAAGCCTACGATTTATTTGTGGCGGCAGCGGAACAGGAAAAAGCCTGGGCAGATTATTTATTTAAAGACGGTTCCATGATCGGCTTAAATAAAGATATTTTGGTTCAATATGTAGAATACATCACTAATATCCGCATGCAGGCGGTAGGTTTGCCATTGCCGTTCGAAGCGCGTTCCAACCCGATTCCTTGGATTAACGCTTGGTTGGTGTCTGACAATGTTCAAGTCGCACCGCAGGAAGTGGAAGTCAGTTCTTATCTTGTCGGGCAAATCGACTCAAAAGTGGATGCCGACGATTTCGGCGATTTTGATCTGTAA
- the trpB gene encoding tryptophan synthase subunit beta yields the protein MSDTILNPYFGEFGGMYVPEILVPVLQQLEKAFVEARNDPDFQQEFQDLLKNYAGRPTALTLCRNLTKGTKTKLYLKREDLLHGGAHKTNQVLGQILLAKRMGKTRIIAETGAGQHGVATALACAMLDMPCRVYMGSKDVERQSPNVFRMRLMGTEVVPVEKGSCSLKDACCEAMRDWSANYENTHYLLGTAAGPHPFPTIVREFQKMIGEETKRQILEKEGCLPDAVIAAVGGGSNAIGMFTDFIDETNVRLIGVEPAGKGIETGEHGAPLKHGKTGIYFGMKSPIMQTEDGQIEESYSISAGLDFPSVGPQHAYLNSIGRAEYPSITDDEALAAFKELAKHEGIIPALESSHALAQALKMIKSNPEKEQLLVVNLSGRGDKDIFTVDKILRAKGEL from the coding sequence ATGTCGGACACTATTTTAAATCCTTATTTTGGTGAATTCGGGGGCATGTATGTGCCGGAAATTTTAGTTCCTGTATTACAACAATTAGAAAAAGCATTCGTGGAAGCCCGAAACGATCCGGATTTTCAACAAGAATTTCAAGATTTACTTAAAAATTATGCTGGTCGCCCCACAGCGTTGACACTCTGTCGTAACCTCACTAAAGGCACGAAAACTAAACTGTATCTCAAACGAGAAGACTTACTGCACGGCGGCGCTCATAAAACAAATCAGGTACTTGGGCAAATTTTACTTGCCAAACGCATGGGAAAAACACGCATTATTGCGGAAACCGGTGCAGGTCAGCACGGTGTTGCTACAGCGCTCGCCTGCGCCATGTTGGATATGCCTTGTCGCGTATACATGGGTTCAAAAGATGTGGAACGTCAATCACCGAATGTGTTTCGTATGCGTTTAATGGGAACCGAAGTGGTTCCCGTAGAAAAAGGTTCCTGTTCGTTAAAAGATGCCTGCTGTGAAGCTATGCGAGATTGGTCCGCCAATTACGAAAACACCCATTATTTACTGGGAACGGCGGCAGGTCCGCATCCTTTTCCTACCATTGTACGCGAATTCCAAAAAATGATCGGAGAAGAAACTAAACGTCAGATTCTTGAAAAAGAAGGATGCCTGCCTGATGCTGTAATTGCCGCAGTAGGCGGCGGTTCGAATGCCATCGGCATGTTTACCGATTTCATTGATGAAACTAATGTACGGTTAATCGGCGTAGAACCGGCAGGAAAAGGTATTGAAACCGGCGAACACGGTGCGCCGCTGAAACATGGTAAAACCGGTATTTATTTCGGTATGAAATCCCCGATTATGCAGACCGAGGACGGACAAATTGAAGAATCTTACAGTATTTCCGCAGGGCTTGACTTCCCTTCCGTCGGGCCTCAACATGCCTATCTGAATTCCATCGGGCGGGCCGAATACCCAAGCATTACCGATGACGAAGCCCTTGCCGCATTCAAGGAATTAGCCAAACACGAAGGCATTATTCCGGCATTGGAAAGTTCCCATGCCTTGGCGCAAGCACTGAAAATGATAAAATCAAATCCCGAGAAAGAACAACTGTTGGTGGTGAATTTATCCGGTCGCGGCGATAAAGATATTTTTACCGTCGATAAAATTTTACGCGCAAAAGGAGAACTGTAA